One window of Acropora palmata chromosome 1, jaAcrPala1.3, whole genome shotgun sequence genomic DNA carries:
- the LOC141889617 gene encoding uncharacterized protein LOC141889617, producing the protein MKGGGTVSHTKHPDAIPAKKPTAEQMRYAQLLSNEDSSEMKSKIKQVADVTGFNLDEVSIALYDCNFDTEAAINALLEGQQDQGEWVMRTGRKKKHQTPVTHGIDSIITSAQTAPSHATITSQSKQAVPRPTRNRGRNRQFGDQNNTADKDKRNDGMMNHSDKNAGENGRGRGSREDRWNDRKPSGRGGPPRRGGRGGGGTGRPGRSFQSRSRDRPNRFGGGNKNAPFAENINGPTVNGKETWGDEDDDITDTQTKAGSSEVVPPTTEEWGADEWNPVEQPVTSNITDDLFSHVGPETQSWGDSVENTVSWDIDAQTVISATPTVATVDTRQKAVDTCDHGIESVDMAIIHAKLATNQPGTKDQFSELPIPRIPLPGELNSSRNHQDTISKLLDKVVFSSSMGAPLQDSLTTIQAQPQRQQQRPSRAKKTHKSQIPLQAVEMPGSMNDSLDVQFGNLEFGGDSVSSPRKKEEFSPPQSVVDTTRSVEQSSTSSSESPSPPLPPQHIVSSMSSSPITTPITIATSTSSGSTLTSLEESSPRHFQHPSPRSQQQLLGVSKPVAPEPIPLPQIDVRETSITNKPAFSSDQQKSSAGLQSAHIPSPSLNVTNPNQTVSPSLVRSTLPSSIQKDLSLESRVYQKHHVTQPTASSSKDKLSTNSLNSVSVIPTSVQRSELNSVEPLHPPPGVSMPHHINQASSVSSSGFNAVTVSGSGKPVSHTTKPSLPPGVLPLNTLYGMQQAGLIHAYSMPYGYDELQRLPMPPYYDMPAFQAAGRDGLSSTFHGEQKFGRTDASSPVPTSLNQTVTLPQGHMQQQGFINATTMPPYYGGLAFYPGAGMMAGGFPAYTTPMYQLPTKTHGNPSQYQTAYTSGQHGSHNFASGYDDLGQAHVFEKSGYHSSVSPSQSKSTPGANVSSASDLTGASYKSQVGKFNDNKSFMSGTPPPPALNLSMTGQHGPLANYAHPGHPFMSMMTAVQQHHPPSHYHHHMAHHLESGQPGTSQRGSQAQGPKQGQNKGHQGGYQGSFWSGTN; encoded by the exons ATGAAAGGAGGAGGAACAGTGTCACACACCAAACACCCAGATGCTATTCCTGCCAAAAAG CCAACTGCAGAGCAAATGAGGTATGCTCAGCTGCTAAGCAATGAGGATTCCAGTGAGATGAAAAGCAAGATCAAACAG GTAGCAGATGTGACAGGTTTTAATTTGGATGAAGTGAGCATTGCTTTGTATGATTGTAATTTTGACACTGAGGCTGCTATAAATGCATTGTTGGAGGGTCAGCAAGACCAG GGTGAATGGGTCATGAGGACTGGGAGGAAGAAGAAGCATCAGACCCCTGTAACACATGGAATAGATTCCATTATTACTTCAGCACAGACAGCTCCATCACATGCAACAATCACATCTCAAAGTAAACAAGCAGTACCACGACCAACCAGAAATAGAG GAAGGAATAGACAGTTTGGAGACCAAAATAATACTGCAGACAAGGATAAGAGGAATGATGGAATGATGAATCACAGTGACAAAAATGCTGGAGAAaatggaagaggaagaggTTCGAGGGAAGACAGATGGAATGACCGCAAACCTAGTGGTAGAG GTGGTCCACCTAGGCGTGGTGGcagaggaggaggaggaacAGGGAGACCAGG GAGATCATTCCAGTCTCGCAGCAGAGATAGACCGAACAGATTTGGTGgaggaaacaaaaatgctCCTTTTGCTGAAAACATCAATGGACCTACTGTGAATG gaaaagagACATGGGGAGATGAGGATGATGATATCACAGATACTCAAACAAAAG CTGGTTCATCAGAGGTTGTTCCACCAACTACAGAAGAATGGGGGGCTGATGAGTGGAATCCAGTAGAACAG CCGGTGACATCAAACATTACTGATGATCTGTTCAGTCACGTTGGACCTGAAACTCAGTCCTGGGGTGATAGTGTAGAGAACACTGTGTCTTGGGATATTGATGCTCAGACAGTCATTTCAGCCACACCCACAGTGGCAACAGTAGATACCAGACAGAAGGCAGTTGACACCTGTGATCATGGCATTGAAAG TGTTGATATGGCCATTATTCATGCTAAATTGGCAACAAACCAACCTGGAACCAAGGACCAGTTCTCTGAATTGCCAATTCCTCGCATTCCACTCCCAGGTGAGCTTAATTCCTCACGCAACCACCAGGACACCATCAGCAAGCTGTTGGACAAGGTTGTCTTTTCATCCTCCATGGGTGCGCCACTGCAGGATTCATTAACAACTATTCAAGCTCAACCACAGAGGCAGCAGCAGCGGCCAAGCAGAGCAAAGAAAACTCACAAGAGCCAG ATTCCTTTGCAAGCTGTTGAAATGCCAGGATCAATGAATGACAGTCTTGATGTTCAG TTTGGAAATTTGGAGTTTGGTGGTGATTCTGTGAGCAGTCCAAGGAAGAAGGAG GAATTTTCTCCACCTCAGTCAGTTGTAGATACCACAAGATCGGTGGAGCAAAG TTCAACCAGCAGTAGTGAGTCACCGAGCCCACCTTTGCCTCCACAACACATTGTATCAAGCATGTCATCATCACCGATTACCACTCCAATTACTATTGCAACCTCCACATCATCTGGATCAACTCTGACGTCATTAGAAGAGAGCTCACCACGGCATTTCCAACATCCCTCTCCACGAAGTCAACAGCAGTTGTTGGGAGTCTCTAAG CCTGTTGCACCGGAGCCAATTCCTCTCCCTCAGATAGATGTAAGGGAGACCTCCATCACAAACAAGCCTGCTTTTTCCTCTGATCAACAAAAATCCTCTGCTGGTCTACAGTCGGCACATATTCCATCTCCCTCCTTGAATGTAACAAATCCCAACCAAACAGTTTCACCATCACTGGTAAGATCTACGCTTCCTTCAAGTATACAGAAGGATCTCAGCCTGGAATCTAGAGTTTATCAG AAACATCATGTTACACAGCCCACAGCTTCATCATCAAAGGATAAGCTAAGCACCAATTCCCTGAACAGTGTTTCTGTAATACCAACAAGTGTGCAGAGAAGTGAATTGAACTCTGTGGAGCCTCTCCATCCACCTCCTGGGGTGTCTATGCCACACCACATAAACCAGGCTTCCAGTGTTTCATCATCTGGATTCAATGCAGTTACTGTATCAGGCTCAGGAAAACCAGTGTCACACACCA CCAAACCTTCTTTGCCTCCAGGTGTTCTACCTCTTAACACTCTTTATGGCATGCAGCAAGCTGGCCTCATACATGCTTAC TCTATGCCGTACGGCTATGATGAGCTTCAGAGACTGCCAATG CCTCCTTACTATGATATGCCAGCTTTCCAAGCAGCTGGAAGGGATGGGCTCTCCTCGACCTTTCATG GAGAGCAGAAGTTTGGACGGACAGATGCATCTTCCCCTGTTCCAACCTCATTGAATCAGACTGTGACCCTTCCTCAAGGTCATATGCAGCAACAGGGATTTATCAATGCAACAACAATGCCACCTTATTATGGTGGACTGGCATTCTACCCTGGTGCTGGCATGATGGCTGGAGGATTTCCGGCTTACACAACTCCCATGTACCAG TTGCCTACCAAAACACATGGAAATCCTTCACAATATCAAACTGCCTATACCTCTGGTCAACATGGTTCTCACAATTTTGCCTCTG gttaTGATGACCTAGGTCAGGCACATGTTTTTGAAAAGTCTGGCTACCATTCATCTGTTTCTCCATCACAGAGTAAAAGTACTCCAG gggCAAATGTTAGCAGTGCCTCAGATCTCACAGGTGCCTCCTATAAATCACAAGTTGGAAAG TTTAATGACAACAAGTCTTTCATGAGTGGAACACCTCCACCCCCAGCATTGAATCTTTCAATGACTGGACAGCATGGGCCCTTGGCGAATTATGCCCACCCAGGACACCCATTCATGTCAATGATGACTGCTGTACAGCAGCACCACCCACCTTCCCACTACCATCATCACATGGCTCACCATCTGGAAAGTGGACAGCCAGGCACATCTCAGAGGGGATCTCAAGCCCAGGGACCCAAACAAGGACAGAATAAGGGGCACCAGGGTGGATATCAAGGATCATTTTGGTCTGGAACAAATTGA
- the LOC141882607 gene encoding heterogeneous nuclear ribonucleoprotein K-like: MDQPAGEQEQGMGTKRPAEEDYNSNVHAKRSREEDEGNFKQLTLRFLLQSRDAGGIIGKAGQNVKRLRSEYKAVVNIPDTQTPERVLTITAPYEDAMQIFSECLPKIGERQPVDRNGKEIQMLVQRSQVGSVIGRGGYKIKETREKTGAQIKVFADCLPDSSERVVSISGSDDVIVACVRNVVDTLEETPLKGQVSLYDPIRSNWDYGGGYGPGGGGRGGGRRGGGRDGHGRSGRGGRSGRGGRGGGYSGGGDMGFGGGNFNQDFSGGPSGVGDMGGQWNQGGEETTTQVTIPKDLAGSIIGKGGERIRQIRQRSGASIKIDDPLPGSNDRIITISGNQSQINFAQFLLQESVRQYSGKNF; the protein is encoded by the exons ATGGACCAGCCTGCTGGAGAACAAG AACAAGGAATGGGAACTAAAAGGCCAGCAGAAGAGGACTACAACAGCAATGTCCATGCCAAAAGGTCAAGAGAGGAAGATGAGGGCAACTTCAAACAGTTGACACTGCGATTCCTTCTTCAAAGCAGG GATGCTGGTGGTATTATTGGCAAG GCTGGGCAAAATGTGAAAAGGTTGCGAAGTGAG TACAAAGCTGTGGTGAATATCCCGGACACCCAGACCCCTGAGCG tGTTTTGACGATAACGGCCCCCTATGAAGATGCAATGCAAATTTTTTCTGAGTGTTTACCAAAGATTGGAGAG CGCCAACCAGTAGATCGAAATGGGAAAGAAATTCAGATGTTGGTGCAGCGGAGCCAAGTGGGGAGTGTGATTGGAAGAGGAGGTTATAAAATCAAAGAGACAAGAGAG AAAACTGGAGCACAGATTAAG gTGTTTGCTGATTGCCTACCAGATTCTTCGGAGAGAGTTGTTTCAATCTCTG GATCAGATGATGTCATTGTAGCCTGTGTTAGAAATGTGGTTGACACATTAGAGGAG ACACCTCTCAAAGGTCAAGTGTCCTTGTACGATCCAATTCGCAGTAACTGGGATTATGGAGGTGGTTATGGGCCTGGTGGAGGTGGGCgaggaggaggaagaagaggTGGCGGCAGGGATGGACATGGGCGAAGTGGGAGAGGAGGACGTAGTGGTCGAGGTGGTCGAGGTGGAGGTTATAGTGGCGGAGGGGATATGGGATTTGGAGGTGGAAACTTCAACCAGGATTTT AGTGGTGGACCCAGTGGAGTTGGTGATATGGGAG GTCAGTGGAATCAGGGAGGAGAAGAAACAACGACACAAGTTACTATTCCAAAGGAT CTAGCGGGATCAATTATTGGAAAAGGAGGGGAGAGAATAAGGCAAATTCG GCAGCGTAGTGGTGCGTCCATTAAGATTGACGATCCTCTGCCTGGGTCGAATGACAGGATTATCACCATCTCTGGCAACCAATCACAGATAAACTTTGCTCAGTTTCTTCTCCAAGAAAG cGTTCGACAGTATTCAGGGAAGAATTTTTAA
- the LOC141893401 gene encoding frataxin, mitochondrial-like → MMALRCIVVPFSKRFDVKFLAPYCGYSIQALKGRSYIPLLSRKERANQGRISLSKKSFVVSNLDEVSYHNIADETLDAIAEFFEDLGESATSPKDFDVQFSSGVLTVNLGAGRGTYVINKQSPNKQIWLSSPTSGPKRYNFTNGSWVYSHDGVSLHSLLSSEISNILGHAVDLTALSYGQSANNKLVDS, encoded by the exons ATGATGGCGTTACGATGTATCGTTGTCCCTTTCAGTAAACGATTTGACGTTAAGTTTTTGGCACCTTATTGTGGATATTCTATTCAAGCTCTCAAAGGAAGATCCTACATACCTCTGCTTTCCAGAAAAGAGCGG GCTAACCAAGGAAGAATTTCTCTGTCAAAGAAGTCTTTCGTTGTCAG caATTTGGATGAAGTCTCATATCACAACATCGCAGATGAAACTCTTGACGCTATTGCAGAGTTTTTTGAAGACCTTGGAGAGAGTGCAACAAGCCCCAAAGACTTTGATGTTCAATTTAGT AGTGGAGTACTTACAGTTAACTTGGGAG CTGGGCGAGGAACCTATGTAATCAACAAGCAAAGCCCCAACAAGCAAATATGGTTGTCATCTCCAACAAG TGGTCCAAAGAGATATAACTTCACAAATGGTTCTTGGGTGTACAGTCATGATGGTGTAAGCTTGCACAGTCTTCTTTCATCAGAGATTTCAAATATACTTGGTCACGCAGTAGATTTAACAGCATTGTCCTATGGTCAATCGGCCAACAATAAATTGGTTGACAGTTGA